DNA sequence from the Bradyrhizobium sp. CIAT3101 genome:
GCCATCAAGGGCATCTACGCACCCTACGGCGTGCGCCGGCTCAATCACGGCATCGGCTTCAACACCGCCGCGATCGAGCTCTTGCTGCCCACCTACGGCGAGAAGCTCGGCCTCAAGGGCAAGGTCTGCACCCATTTCGCGCTCAACCCGCATCCCACGATGATTCCGGCGATCGAAGCCGGCTGGGTCGAGCAGATCCACTGCTTCGGATCGGAAGTCGGCATGGAGGATTACGTCGCGGCGCGCTCCGACGTGTTCTTCACCGGCCCCGACGGCTCGCTGCGTTCGAACCGTGCGTTCTGCCAGACGGCGGGCCTCTATGCCTGCGACATGTTCATCGGATCGACGCTTCAGATTGATCTGGAGGGTCATAGTTCGACGGTAACGACCAGCCGCATCGCCGGCTTCGGCGGTGCGCCCAACATGGGCTCCGATCCGCGTGGCCGCCGCCATCCGAGCGAGCCCTGGCTCAAGGCCGGCGCCGAGGCCGATCCCGATACCAACGCCGCGCTGCGTCGCGGCCGCAAGCTGGTGGTGCAGATCGGCGAGACCTTTGGCGAGCGCAACGCTCCGCTGTTCGTCGAGCGGCTCGATGCGCTCGATCTGGCACGCGAGCTCAAGCTCGATCTCGCGCCGGTGATGGTCTACTCCGACGACGTCACCCACATCGTCACCGAGGAAGGCATCGCCAACCTCCTGATGTGCCGCAGCAAGGACGAGCGCGAACAGGCCATCCGCGGCGTTGCCGGATACACCGAGATCGGCCGCGCGCGCGACGCGAAGCTGGTCGAGCAGCTCCGGCAGCGCGGCGTGATTCAGCGCCCCGAAGATCTCGGCATCGACCCGCTCGACGCCGACCGCAATCTGCTCGCGGCCCGTTCGATCAAGGATCTCATGCTGGCTTCCGGCGGCCTCTACCGCCCGCCCAGCCGCTTCCGCAATTGGTGAGGTTTGCATGGAAAAGCTCAGCTTCAGACTGTCTGCCCCCAGGCGCGCCGGCGGCACCCGCACGCAGGCGATCGTCGGCGTCGTCGCCTCCGGCAATCTCGAAGTGCTGCTGGAGCGCAGCGCGTCGCCGGATGTCTGCACCATCGACATCGCAACGGCAGCCCATGGCTTCGGCATGGTGTGGGACGCCGTCGTTCGCGATTTCGTCGCCCGCCGCTCGGCCGGCGGCTTGCACATCTCCGTCAATGACGGCGGCGCGCGGCCCGACACGGTTGCGCTGCGGCTGGCACAAGGCGTCCGCAAGATCGAGGAGCCGGAACGATGACACAGGTGGCAGCCAACAATGTTTCGCTGAGCTGGTACGAGGCGAGCGCCCGGCAGCGCATCGACGCGCTGGTCGATGCCGGCAGCTTTGCCGAATTCATCGGCCCCGAGCTGCGCGAGATCAGCCCGCATCTGGCGATCTTCGACCTGCCGGAGCAGTTCGATGACGGCATGGTCATCGGACGCGGCCAGTTGGACGGCGCGCCGGTTTTCGTCGCCGCGCAGGAGGGACGCTTCATGGGCGGCGCCTTCGGCGAGATCCATGGCGCCAAGTTCACTGGCCTGTTGCGCGCGGCACGCGCGCTCAAGCAGGATGTGCTGATCTTGTTCGACACCGGCGGCGTGCGGCTTCAGGAAGCCAATGCCGGTGAGCTGGCGATCGCCGAGATCATGCGCGCCGTGATCGAGGCGCGCCGTGCCGGCGTCAAAATCGTCGGCCTGATCGGCGGACGCGCCGGCTGCTATGGCGGCGGCAGCCTGATCGCCGGCACTTGCTCGCGCCTGATCATCTCCGAGCAGGGCCGGCTCAGCGTCAGCGGCCCCGAAGTGATCGAGACCAACAAGGGCATCGAGGAATTCGACTCGCGCGACCGCGCGCTGGTCTGGCGCACCATGGGCGGCAAGCACCGCTACCTCATCGGCGGCGCCGATACATTCGTCGACGACGACGCATTGGCTTTTCGGCAAGCCGCGATCGATGCACTCGACCTCGGCACGCGATGCGACGTCACTGTTCTCGAAGCCGAACAGGCGCGTCTTGAGCGGCGGTTGCAGCGCTTTGGCGAGAGCGAGGACGCGGTCGAGATCTGGCAGGCGCTCGGCATCGGCGATCCGACCGAGGTTCCCGCACTTCCAACCGGCGCGTTCCTTCGCGCCGCCAATGACAGGGAGAACGCCGATGACGCTCGATGACATCCTGGCCGGCCTGTTCCCGAACGGCCGCAAGATCGAAGTCAACGGCGCGATGATCTCGGGACAAGCGGTGCTGCCTGACGGCGGACTGATCCACGTGCTCGGCATCATCGAGGGCAAACCGCTGGGCGTGGACGAAGCCATCGTGCTCGCGCGGCGCGTCATCGAGATCGTCAAGTCAGGCGATCGCGCACCGATCCTGGTCCTGGTCGATTCCGCCAGTCAGCGCATGAGCAGGCGCGACGAGTTGCTCGGCCTCAGCGAGTATCTCGCGCATCTCGCCAAGGCGCTGTTGTTGGCAGAGACCGAAGGACACCGCACCATCGGCCTGCTCTATGGTGGCAGCGCGGCCGGCGCGTTCATCGCAACGGCGCTCGCCACCGGCACGCTGGTGGCGCTGCCCGGCGCCCATCCCGCGGTGATGGACCTGCCCTCGATGGCGCGCGTCACCAAGCTGCCGATCGACGTGCTGAAAGCCAAGGCCGAGGCAACGCCGGTGTTCGCGCCCGGGCTCGACAACATCGTGCTGACAGGCGGGATTCATGCCGTCTGGGACGAAGCTGCACCGCTGGCGCCGCAGCTTGCCGCCGTGCTGCAACAGCCGCAGGGACAGGATGATCGCAGCCGGCTCGGCGCCGAGCGTGGCGGCCGGCGCAAGGCGGCCGAGATCGCCGATCGCGTTGTCGCGCTTGCGGCGCCCCGACGTCGGGAGGCGCGACATGGCTGAAGCTCTTGCGCGCCACAGCATGGTGAAGGCTGCCGCATCCGCCTGGACCGCTGTGATGAACCGTTATCCCGAGCTCGCCAGCGAGCCCATCGTCGCAGGCTGGGCGCACGCCGGTCGTCCCCTCATCGTTCGCCGGCCGGCTTGCAGCGACGTCGCTGGCATGATTCCGCTCGGCCTGCCACTGCCGCCAAGCCACGGCAAACGCCGCATCGCAGTCTCGCTCGCCGCCGCCGATATCGTTGCATCCGCCCCTCCTCCCTTGTTGGCCGATGCCGCCGCGGCGGCGCCTGCGCACTGGCGCACGACCATCGACCTGCTGCTTCAACTTCTGCCGGAGACGCGCACGTTCGGCAGTCTGGCCTGGCAACACCTCACCGGCCTTCCCTATCTGACGGAGAGTTCGGACCTCGACCTGCTCTGGCCGCTGTCATCAATGGCGCAAGCAAAGACCCTGCCGTCCGCGATCGCCGGAATTGCCAAGCAGGCGCCGATGCGGCTGGACGGCGAGATCACAGGCCCGGCCGGCGGCGTGCAATGGCGCGAGCTGACCGGCACTGACGAGGACGAAGTCCTCGTGAAAAGTCCGACCGGCGTCGCAAGCATGGCGCGCGCAGCGTTTCTGGCGGGGGCAGTGTCATGAACCTTGCGCTCAGATGGCAGGCGCTGCCGCAACGCGCATTCCGTGCGGAGCAGCTCGGTCATCTCGCCTCGCTCTGCCTGAAGCTCGAGGTCGAGACCTATCCGAAGCCGGGCCTCGTCAGTCATGTCGACAACGGCGCGCATCGCGATATGGACGCCGCCCTGCTGTGCCTGAGCGCGGACACGCTGGCGCCGTTTTTCGGCGAGCTCGCCGCCGCGGGCGCCGAAGGTGCCGGCATGGACCGGCTGCGCGCGATCGGGGTAGCGGCCGAGCGCGCGATGCTGGCAGCGACCTCCGGGGTGAACACGCATCGCGGGGCGATCTTCGGGCTGGGTCTGCTCTGCGCTGCAGCCGGCTATCGCAGCGCGCTCGGTATCCGCAAGCCGGTCGGCGAATTGGTGTCGCAACGCTGGGGCGAGGCCATCCTCGACGGCCCGATCTCACTGCGCAGTCATGGCGCGATGGCATCGCGCCGCTATGGCGCCGGCGGCGCGAGGGCGGAAGCCGCTTGCGGCTTCCCCTCCGTCTATGACATCGCTCTTCCCGCTCTGTACGCGGCGCGCAAGCTTGTACCTCTCGACGAAGAGGCGGTTCGCGTTCAGACCTGCATGGCGCTGATCGCAGATGTTGCCGACACCAATTTGTTGCACCGAGGCGGAGCCGACGGATTGCGCTTTGCGCAAACCAGTGCGTCCGGATTTCTGGCCACGGGCGGAATCGGTTGCCCGGACTGGCGCGACCGCGCAGCTCAAATCCACCAGGCTTTCGTCGCACGCAATCTCAGTCCCGGCGGTTCGGCGGACCTGCTCGCCATGACGCTCTTCATCGACCGGATAGAACACTGATGCTTGCATTGCTCTGCGGCGGACAAGGGACGCTCTCGGACAAGATTTTCGATCTTGTCGCGGACCAGCCTGCTGCGGAGCCGGTTTTCGTCGCGGCAACCGCTTGTCTCGGCCAGGATCCGCGGGAGTTCGCCAGGACGCGCAGCGCGGACGAGTTGTCCATCAACCAAATCAGCCAGATCCTGACCGTCACATCGGCGCTCGCGATCCACGCCTGCATTGCCGACCTCCTGACCGAAGAGACCGCCGTCACGGGCTACAGCGTCGGCGAGATGGCAGCCTGGA
Encoded proteins:
- the mdcB gene encoding triphosphoribosyl-dephospho-CoA synthase MdcB, with the translated sequence MNLALRWQALPQRAFRAEQLGHLASLCLKLEVETYPKPGLVSHVDNGAHRDMDAALLCLSADTLAPFFGELAAAGAEGAGMDRLRAIGVAAERAMLAATSGVNTHRGAIFGLGLLCAAAGYRSALGIRKPVGELVSQRWGEAILDGPISLRSHGAMASRRYGAGGARAEAACGFPSVYDIALPALYAARKLVPLDEEAVRVQTCMALIADVADTNLLHRGGADGLRFAQTSASGFLATGGIGCPDWRDRAAQIHQAFVARNLSPGGSADLLAMTLFIDRIEH
- the mdcG gene encoding malonate decarboxylase holo-[acyl-carrier-protein] synthase produces the protein MAEALARHSMVKAAASAWTAVMNRYPELASEPIVAGWAHAGRPLIVRRPACSDVAGMIPLGLPLPPSHGKRRIAVSLAAADIVASAPPPLLADAAAAAPAHWRTTIDLLLQLLPETRTFGSLAWQHLTGLPYLTESSDLDLLWPLSSMAQAKTLPSAIAGIAKQAPMRLDGEITGPAGGVQWRELTGTDEDEVLVKSPTGVASMARAAFLAGAVS
- the mdcC gene encoding malonate decarboxylase acyl carrier protein, whose translation is MEKLSFRLSAPRRAGGTRTQAIVGVVASGNLEVLLERSASPDVCTIDIATAAHGFGMVWDAVVRDFVARRSAGGLHISVNDGGARPDTVALRLAQGVRKIEEPER
- the mdcA gene encoding malonate decarboxylase subunit alpha; this translates as MSDWGMQKAALDERLAAGRQHAKGKVVPIPNLGAFLKAVVRSGDRVCLEGDNQKQADILASALASLEPADVHDLHMVQSGVVLPAHLDIFEKGIARRLDFSYSGPQSARIARMLFGGKIELGAVHTYLELFARYFIDLTPNVALIAAVSADRDGNLYTGPNTEDTPTVVEATSYKNGLVVAQVTEIVDKVPRVDIPGDLVHFVVEAGRPFYVEPLFTRDPAAITETQILTAMLAIKGIYAPYGVRRLNHGIGFNTAAIELLLPTYGEKLGLKGKVCTHFALNPHPTMIPAIEAGWVEQIHCFGSEVGMEDYVAARSDVFFTGPDGSLRSNRAFCQTAGLYACDMFIGSTLQIDLEGHSSTVTTSRIAGFGGAPNMGSDPRGRRHPSEPWLKAGAEADPDTNAALRRGRKLVVQIGETFGERNAPLFVERLDALDLARELKLDLAPVMVYSDDVTHIVTEEGIANLLMCRSKDEREQAIRGVAGYTEIGRARDAKLVEQLRQRGVIQRPEDLGIDPLDADRNLLAARSIKDLMLASGGLYRPPSRFRNW
- the mdcE gene encoding biotin-independent malonate decarboxylase subunit gamma, giving the protein MTLDDILAGLFPNGRKIEVNGAMISGQAVLPDGGLIHVLGIIEGKPLGVDEAIVLARRVIEIVKSGDRAPILVLVDSASQRMSRRDELLGLSEYLAHLAKALLLAETEGHRTIGLLYGGSAAGAFIATALATGTLVALPGAHPAVMDLPSMARVTKLPIDVLKAKAEATPVFAPGLDNIVLTGGIHAVWDEAAPLAPQLAAVLQQPQGQDDRSRLGAERGGRRKAAEIADRVVALAAPRRREARHG
- a CDS encoding biotin-independent malonate decarboxylase subunit beta, with the protein product MTQVAANNVSLSWYEASARQRIDALVDAGSFAEFIGPELREISPHLAIFDLPEQFDDGMVIGRGQLDGAPVFVAAQEGRFMGGAFGEIHGAKFTGLLRAARALKQDVLILFDTGGVRLQEANAGELAIAEIMRAVIEARRAGVKIVGLIGGRAGCYGGGSLIAGTCSRLIISEQGRLSVSGPEVIETNKGIEEFDSRDRALVWRTMGGKHRYLIGGADTFVDDDALAFRQAAIDALDLGTRCDVTVLEAEQARLERRLQRFGESEDAVEIWQALGIGDPTEVPALPTGAFLRAANDRENADDAR